The genomic DNA CTTTGTCTCTGTCCCAAGTCGTCTCTTCTTCCTTGCTGTTCCAAGCCGCCCCCCTTGCTAAACAGCTTGCTGACCTTgtggtttccccctccccaggattCGCCCCCCGTCTGGCCTTTCGTGCCAGGAGTGAGCAGCAGGCTTCGAAATGAACTTCCCAGGGCGAGGTGAGTCTCTGGACAGCTATCGGCAATGGGCTGCTGAATATTTGATGGGGCTGTCTGGGCACCCCACACCCAACCCATTTTCTGCCATTAATATTTGATCTCCCTCAAAAGCTGCAAGAAGTTATTAAAATCCTGCTGGTTCTTGACATGAAAGCCCCGCAGAGAGGGAGCCTTGTTGGTGCTTCTTGGAATGCGTCGCCCAGCGGGCAGGCTCTCTGCTGCGAGGAGAGCACAGTGGGTGGCCTTGCCTCCCTGGCACCCTTGGGTGGGGCTGTGGCCGGGCACCCCTCGGCATGCAAGAGGCCCATGTTCCCAGCAGCACTGCCCGCAAAGaaggaagcagtggcagagaGGACCCCTCTCAGCCTGGGACTCTGGAGAGTTGGTGGTGGTCTGAGTTAGTCAGCGGTCTTCAGCTCGTCAGGAACCGAGACCCTCCTCCGGTCCcggcctgcagctttgcaggccCCGGAGGTCAAGGGGTGGGTCTGACCAGCAAGAACGGCGTATGCAGGAGCAGTGGCAGTTTCTTTTCCCAACCCTCGCTTGCTGCCACTGTGCTGTCCtgccccttctttctttctttccaggccCTCTCttaggagaggggaggaggagagtgggAATGGGAGGGACCTGCAGAAGGTTGACCAAAGCAGCACCTCTGCGGCCAAGGCTTCAGTGGGCTTGAGCCCCTCCAGAACGGGAGTGGGTCTTGTTCCCTGTGCTTGCACCAGGCTGGAGGGGGAAGCCCTACGCTGGCATGTGGGTGGTTCCTTTCTCCAAACTGGGGCCAGAGGAGAAGCACCTACCAACAATTCCGTTGTTCTGCAGGGCAACAGATGCCCACGCAGGTCACGGCTCCCCCCTGCCCAAGACATTTCCGGCCCTGCGTTGACGCCTCTTGCGTTTTTCTTGCAGGCTGCCCGTGGCTGGACCTCTTGCTGCCTGGATGCTGAGGGcgcctccagcacctcctgctCCGGGGCCCGCGCGGATGGGAAGAGGATGCGGGTGACCATGAGACGGGTGCTCCTGGGGGCGGGCTTTGCCGTCGCCCTGATGGTGTCTGTCCACCTGGGCCAGCAGGTGCTGCAGTGCCAGCAGATCCTGGGCCGGGGAGGCCCcaactggcggggcctgatgcgGCCGGAGAACGAGGAGCTGGTGATGCTGGATGCCAACCGGGTGGAGTACCGCTACAGCAAGGAGATGCCCCTGATCTTCATTGGTGGCGTCCCCCGCAGCGGGACCACCCTGATGCGGGCCATGCTGGATGCACACCCGGAAGTGCGCTGCGGGGAGGAGACCCGCATCATCCCGCGGCTGCTGGCCATGCGCCAGGCCTGGTCGAAATCCGGGCGGGAAAAGATGCGCCTGGACGAGGCCGGGGTGACCGACCGGGTGCTGGACGCGGCCATGCAGGCCTTCATCCTGGAAGTGATCGCCAAGCATGGGGAGCCCGCCCGGTACCTCTGCAACAAGGACCCCTTCACCCTCAAGTCCTCCCTCTACCTGTCCCGCCTGTTCCCCAACTCCAAGTTCCTGCTGATGGTGCGTGACGGCCGGGCCTCCGTCCACTCCATGATCACCAGGAAGGTCACCATTGCGGGCTTCGACCTGAGCAGCTACCGGGACTGCCTGACCAAGTGGAACAAGGCCATTGAGGTGATGCACTCTCAGTGCCTGGAGATTGGGCGGTCGCGCTGCCTGCCCGTCTACTACGAGCAGCTGGTGCTG from Tiliqua scincoides isolate rTilSci1 chromosome 14, rTilSci1.hap2, whole genome shotgun sequence includes the following:
- the TPST2 gene encoding protein-tyrosine sulfotransferase 2, whose protein sequence is MRVTMRRVLLGAGFAVALMVSVHLGQQVLQCQQILGRGGPNWRGLMRPENEELVMLDANRVEYRYSKEMPLIFIGGVPRSGTTLMRAMLDAHPEVRCGEETRIIPRLLAMRQAWSKSGREKMRLDEAGVTDRVLDAAMQAFILEVIAKHGEPARYLCNKDPFTLKSSLYLSRLFPNSKFLLMVRDGRASVHSMITRKVTIAGFDLSSYRDCLTKWNKAIEVMHSQCLEIGRSRCLPVYYEQLVLHPKKSMQAIMEFLDIAWSDAVLHHEELIGKPGGVSLSKIERSTDQVIKPVNMEALTKWLGHIPADVLQDMAHIAPMLARLGYDPYANPPKYGNPDPLVVNNTHRVLKGDFKTPANLKGHLQGTQNTTAFH